The following are encoded together in the Nyctibius grandis isolate bNycGra1 chromosome 5, bNycGra1.pri, whole genome shotgun sequence genome:
- the LOC137663385 gene encoding C-type lectin Cal-like, whose amino-acid sequence MSGGARLPPGPLACLLLAALLGGALASPPSPAPVRQRASSCPQKWLYYRGYCYGYFVERRTWAEAEEECERYGARGGLASIHSLGASRVFARYVASRRDGDNTWIGLRDDEHTRRWKWSDNSVLDYKRWAPGQPNNLWDREDCALLERTSGFELWHDYPCDQKFPFLCQYQL is encoded by the exons ATGAGTGGGGGGGCCCGGCTGCCCCCCGGCCCGCTCGCCTGCCTGCTCCTCGCTGCCCTCCTCGGAG GTGCCCTcgccagcccccccagccctgccccggtGAGGCAGCGGGCATCCAGCTGCCCCCAAAAGTGGCTCTACTACCGGGGGTACTGCTACGGGTACTTCGTGGAGAGGAGGACCTGGGCCGAGGCCGAG GAGGAGTGCGAGCGGTACGGTGCCAGGGGGGGGCTGGCCTCCATCCACAGCCTGGGGGCCAGCAGGGTCTTCGCCCGCTATGTCGCCAGCCGGAGGGACGGGGACAACACCTGGATCGGGCTGCGGGACGACGAGCAC ACCAGGCGGTGGAAGTGGTCGGATAACTCCGTCCTGGACTACAAGCGCTGGGCGCCGGGGCAGCCCAACAACCTGTGGGACCGGGAGGACTGCGCCTTGCTGGAGAGGACCTCGG GTTTCGAGCTGTGGCACGACTACCCCTGCGACCAGAAGTTCCCCTTCCTGTGCCAGTACCAGCTCTGA
- the ARSA gene encoding arylsulfatase A isoform X1, whose amino-acid sequence MGPRGRGLPWALLLLLALRGAAGARPSFVLLLADDLGFGDLGSYGHPSSTTPGLDRMAAGGLRFTDFYSSSPVCSPSRAALLTGRFQMRSGVYPGVFNPDSRGGLPLSEVTIAEVLKAEGYATAMVGKWHLGLGVNGSFLPIHQGFDHFLGVPYSHDQGPCQNLTCFPPDIKCFGTCDQGLVPVPLLWNQSIVQQPISFPDLVPLYNKFSRDFIADCARRGVPFLLYYASHHTHYPQFASREYAGQSRRGPFGDALLEFDSSVGQLLQALQENGLADTTLVFFTSDNGPSTMRMARGGSAGLLKCGKGTTYEGGMREPAVAYWPGRIAPGVTHELASTLDILPTLAALAGAALPKVALDGYDLSPLLFGSGKSPRQTMFFYPPAPDPLYGPFAVRLGRYKAHYFTQGSFHSGTTPDQDCHGLTPLTPHLPPLLFDLESDPAENYDLLRGGAGPEALHALREIKLQKVLFEQRMEFGDSQLRKGRDPALQPCCVPNCAPKPSCCRCS is encoded by the exons ATgggcccgcggggccggggcctgccgtgggccctgctgctgctgctggccctgcgCGGAGCGGCCGGCGCCCGCCCCAGCTTCGTCCTGTTGCTGGCGGACGACCTGGGCTTCGGGGACCTGGGTAGCTACGGGCACCCTTCGTCCACCACGCCTGGCCTGGACCGGATGGCTGCCGGGGGGCTGCGCTTCACCGACTTCTACAGCAGCTCCCCGGTGTGCAGCCCGTCCCG GGCAGCCCTGCTGACCGGCCGGTTCCAGATGCGCTCCGGGGTGTACCCCGGGGTGTTCAACCCGGACTCCCGGGGAGGCCTGCCACTCTCCGAGGTCACCATCGCGGAGGTGCTGAAGGCTGAGGGCTACGCCACGGCCATGGTTGGCAAGTGGCACCTTGGCCTGGGGGTTAACGGCTCCTTCCTGCCCATCCACCAGGGCTTTGACCACTTCTTGGGGGTGCCCTACTCCCATGACCAG GGCCCCTGCCAGAACCTCACCTGCTTCCCACCCGACATCAAGTGTTTTGGGACTTGTGACCAAGGCTTGGTGCCCGTCCCGCTGCTCTGGAACCAGAGCATCGTGCAGCAGCCCATCTCCTTCCCTGACCTGGTGCCGCTCTACAACAAGTTCTCCAGGGACTTCATCGCTGACTGCGCCCGACGGGGCGTCCCCTTCCTGCTCTACTACGCCTCCCAC cacaccCACTACCCGCAGTTCGCCAGCCGGGAGTACGCGGGGCAGTCGCGGCGCGGGCCCTTCGGTGACGCGCTCCTGGAGTTCGACAGCTCGGTGGGACAGCTGCTGCAGGCGCTGCAGGAGAACGGGCTGGCGGACACCACCTTGGTGTTCTTCACCTCTGACAACGG CCCCTCCACCATGCGGATGGCACGCGGAGGCAGCGCCGGCCTTCTCAAGTGTGGCAAGGGCACGACGTACGAAGGTGGCATGCGGGAGCCAGCGGTGGCTTATTGGCCAGGCCGTATCGCTCCGG GAGTGACGCACGAGCTGGCGAGCACCCTGGACATCCTGCCAACCCTGGCTGCcctggctggagcagctcttcCCAAAGTTGCCCTGGATGGCTACGACCTGAGCCCGCTGCTGTTTGGGTCAGGGAAG AGTCCCCGCCAGACGATGTTCTTCTACCCGCCGGCCCCCGACCCGCTGTACGGCCCCTTCGCTGTCCGGCTCGGCAGGTACAAGGCCCATTACTTCACCCAAG GTTCCTTTCACAGCGGCACCACCCCGGACCAGGACTGCCACGGGCTGACCCCGCTCACCCCTCACTTGCCCCCGCTGCTCTTCGACCTGGAGTCGGACCCGGCCGAGAACTACGACCTGctgcggggcggcgcggggccggagGCGCTGCACGCCCTGCGGGAGATCAAGCTGCAGAAGGTGCTCTTTGAGCAGCGCATGGAGTTTGGGGACAGCCAGCTGCGGAAGGGCAGGGACCCCGcgctgcagccctgctgcgTGCCCAACTGCGCACCCAAGCCCTCCTGCTGCCGCTGCTCCTga
- the ARSA gene encoding arylsulfatase A isoform X2: protein MRSGVYPGVFNPDSRGGLPLSEVTIAEVLKAEGYATAMVGKWHLGLGVNGSFLPIHQGFDHFLGVPYSHDQGPCQNLTCFPPDIKCFGTCDQGLVPVPLLWNQSIVQQPISFPDLVPLYNKFSRDFIADCARRGVPFLLYYASHHTHYPQFASREYAGQSRRGPFGDALLEFDSSVGQLLQALQENGLADTTLVFFTSDNGPSTMRMARGGSAGLLKCGKGTTYEGGMREPAVAYWPGRIAPGVTHELASTLDILPTLAALAGAALPKVALDGYDLSPLLFGSGKSPRQTMFFYPPAPDPLYGPFAVRLGRYKAHYFTQGSFHSGTTPDQDCHGLTPLTPHLPPLLFDLESDPAENYDLLRGGAGPEALHALREIKLQKVLFEQRMEFGDSQLRKGRDPALQPCCVPNCAPKPSCCRCS, encoded by the exons ATGCGCTCCGGGGTGTACCCCGGGGTGTTCAACCCGGACTCCCGGGGAGGCCTGCCACTCTCCGAGGTCACCATCGCGGAGGTGCTGAAGGCTGAGGGCTACGCCACGGCCATGGTTGGCAAGTGGCACCTTGGCCTGGGGGTTAACGGCTCCTTCCTGCCCATCCACCAGGGCTTTGACCACTTCTTGGGGGTGCCCTACTCCCATGACCAG GGCCCCTGCCAGAACCTCACCTGCTTCCCACCCGACATCAAGTGTTTTGGGACTTGTGACCAAGGCTTGGTGCCCGTCCCGCTGCTCTGGAACCAGAGCATCGTGCAGCAGCCCATCTCCTTCCCTGACCTGGTGCCGCTCTACAACAAGTTCTCCAGGGACTTCATCGCTGACTGCGCCCGACGGGGCGTCCCCTTCCTGCTCTACTACGCCTCCCAC cacaccCACTACCCGCAGTTCGCCAGCCGGGAGTACGCGGGGCAGTCGCGGCGCGGGCCCTTCGGTGACGCGCTCCTGGAGTTCGACAGCTCGGTGGGACAGCTGCTGCAGGCGCTGCAGGAGAACGGGCTGGCGGACACCACCTTGGTGTTCTTCACCTCTGACAACGG CCCCTCCACCATGCGGATGGCACGCGGAGGCAGCGCCGGCCTTCTCAAGTGTGGCAAGGGCACGACGTACGAAGGTGGCATGCGGGAGCCAGCGGTGGCTTATTGGCCAGGCCGTATCGCTCCGG GAGTGACGCACGAGCTGGCGAGCACCCTGGACATCCTGCCAACCCTGGCTGCcctggctggagcagctcttcCCAAAGTTGCCCTGGATGGCTACGACCTGAGCCCGCTGCTGTTTGGGTCAGGGAAG AGTCCCCGCCAGACGATGTTCTTCTACCCGCCGGCCCCCGACCCGCTGTACGGCCCCTTCGCTGTCCGGCTCGGCAGGTACAAGGCCCATTACTTCACCCAAG GTTCCTTTCACAGCGGCACCACCCCGGACCAGGACTGCCACGGGCTGACCCCGCTCACCCCTCACTTGCCCCCGCTGCTCTTCGACCTGGAGTCGGACCCGGCCGAGAACTACGACCTGctgcggggcggcgcggggccggagGCGCTGCACGCCCTGCGGGAGATCAAGCTGCAGAAGGTGCTCTTTGAGCAGCGCATGGAGTTTGGGGACAGCCAGCTGCGGAAGGGCAGGGACCCCGcgctgcagccctgctgcgTGCCCAACTGCGCACCCAAGCCCTCCTGCTGCCGCTGCTCCTga
- the TYMP gene encoding LOW QUALITY PROTEIN: thymidine phosphorylase (The sequence of the model RefSeq protein was modified relative to this genomic sequence to represent the inferred CDS: deleted 1 base in 1 codon): protein MAAQGSLPALIRKKRDGERLEDEEIQSFVRGVTEGTAQQGQIGAMLMAIRLRGMDAGETLALTRAMAASGRALAWHPAWRGRLVDKHSTGGVGDKVSLALAPALAACGCKVPMISGRGLGHTGGTLDKLEAIPGFRACQSPEQMRSILERVGCCIVGQSEELAPADRVLYGLRDVTATVDSLPLITASILSKKAAEQLSALVLDVKFGGAALCPTQESARELARSLVEVGERLGIRTAAVLSRMDEPLGRCVGNSLEVLEALECLEGGGPPELRELVTTLGGLLLWQSGQAGGVTQGRALLGRALDDGSALGAFEAMLGAQGVPPATARRLCAGPPPDRRHLLGRAAVCEELPAPRGGWVQRVEALPLARVLHELGTGRARAGDPVNPRVGAELLVAAGQRLRAGEPWLRLHHEGALGAGARRALQGALCLAPPPPPAPPPLVAETILPAAPPSGGERP from the exons atggctgcccagggctccctcccagccctcaTCCGCAAGAAGCGGGACGGCGAGCGGCTGGAGGACGAGGAGATCCAGAGCTTCGTGCGTGGCGTGACCGAGGGCACCGCGCAGCAGGGCCAGATCG GCGCCATGCTGATGGCCATCCGGCTGCGCGGCATGGACGCAGGCGAGACGCTGGCGCTGACGCGGGCCATGGCGGCCTCGGGGCGGGCGCTGGCCTGGCACCCCGCCTGGCGCGGGCGGCTGGTGGACAAGCACTCGACGGGCGGCGTGGGGGACAAGGTCAGCCTGGCGCTGGCCCCCGCCCTGGCCGCCTGCGGCTGCAAG GTGCCCATGATCAGCGGCCGCGGCCTGGGCCACACCGGGGGCACGCTGGACAAGCTGGAGGCCATCCCCGGCTTCCGCGCCTGCCAGAGCCCCGAGCAG ATGCGGAGCATCCTGGAGCGCGTGGGCTGCTGCATCGTGGGGCAGAGCGAGGAGCTGGCGCCGGCCGACCGGGTGCTGTACGGCCTGCGGGACGTCACGGCCACCGTGGACAGCCTGCCCCTCATCACGG CCTCCATCCTGAGCAAGAAGGCGGCAGAGCAGCTCTCGGCGCTGGTGCTCGACGTCAAGTTCGGGGGCGCGGCGCTGTGCCCCACGCAGGAGAGTGCGCGGGAGCTGGCCCGCAGCCTG GTGGAGGTGGGCGAGCGGCTGGGCATCCGCACGGCCGCCGTGCTGAGCCGCATGGACGAGCCGCTGGGCCGCTGCGTGGGCAACTCgctggaggtgctggaggcCCTGGAGTgcctggaggggggggggccCCCCGAGCTGCGCGAGCTGGTCACCACCCTGG gggggctgctgctgtggcagagcGGCCAGGCCGGGGGGGTCACACAGGGCCGGGCGCTGCTGGGGCGGGCGCTGGACGACGGCTCGGCGCTGGGCGCCTTCGAGGCCATGCTGGGGGCGCAGGGGGtgccccccgccaccgcccgccGCCTCTGCGCCGGGCCCCCCCCGGACCGGCGGCACCTCCTGGGCCGGGCGGCCGTGTGCGAGGAGCTGCCCGCGCCGCGGGGAG GCTGGGTGCAGCGGGTGGAGGCCCTGCCGCTGGCCCGCGTCCTGCACGAGCTGGGGACCGGCCGGGCGCGGGCCGGGGACCCCGTGAACCCCCGGGTGGGCGCCGAGCTGCTGGTGGCGGCGGGGCAGCGCCTGCGGGCAG gggaGCCCTGGCTGCGGCTGCACCACGAGGGGGCGCTGGGCGCGGGGGCGCGCCGGGCCCTGCAGGGGGCGCTGTGCCTGGcgccg ccccccccccccgcgccccccccgctCGTGGCCGAGACCATCCTGCCCGCAGCGCCCCCcagcggcggggagcggcccTGA
- the SCO2 gene encoding protein SCO2 homolog, mitochondrial encodes MFPALLPARCLRRCLRSLPPLPAAPPQRGLWGAGPAVGGDGSGGGGGLPLGRRVAVAAAAAAGAGGAWLWLREEKARRGRARRRAELRALALGQGEFTLRDQAGRRRRKADFRGRWVLLYFGFTHCPDVCPEELGKLSRAVARLEGEPGLPPVQPLFVTLDPERDDAPALARYLRDFHPRLLGLTGTPEEVAQAAAAYRVYARAGPKDEDGDYVVDHSVLIYLLGPDGLFLDCYGRARSDADIARSVRRHMSTYQPLTEDEE; translated from the coding sequence ATGTTCCCGGCCCTGCTGCCCGCCCGCTGCCTGCGCCGCTGCCTGCGGTcgctgccccccctccccgccgcccccccgcagCGAGGCCTGTGGGGCGCGGGCCCCGCGGTGGGGGGCgacggcagcggcggcgggggggggctgccGCTGGGCCGGCGCgtggcggtggcggcggcggcggcggcgggggcgggcggcgcgtGGCTGTGGCTGCGGGAGGAGaaggcgcggcggggccgggcgcggcggcgggcggagcTGCGGGCGCTGGCGCTGGGCCAGGGCGAGTTCACGCTGCGGGACcaggcggggcggcggcggcgcaaGGCGGATTTCCGCGGGCGGTGGGTGCTGCTCTACTTCGGCTTCACGCACTGCCCGGACGTGTGCCCCGAGGAGCTGGGCAAGCTGAGCCGGGCCGTGGCGCGGCTGGAGGGCGAGCCGGGGCTGCCGCCCGTGCAGCCGCTCTTCGTCACCCTGGACCCCGAGCGCGACGACGCGCCGGCGCTGGCGCGGTACCTGCGCGACTTCCACCCGCGCCTGCTGGGCCTCACGGGCACCCCCGAGGAGGTGGCGCAGGCGGCCGCCGCCTACCGCGTCTACGCCCGCGCCGGCCCCAAGGACGAGGACGGCGACTACGTGGTGGACCACAGCGTCCTCATCTACCTGCTGGGCCCCGACGGGCTCTTCCTCGACTGCTACGGCCGCGCCAGGAGCGACGCCGACATCGCCCGCAGCGTGCGCCGGCACATGAGCACGTACCAGCCGCTGACGGAGGACGAGGAATAA
- the NCAPH2 gene encoding condensin-2 complex subunit H2, whose product MEEVESRFLHLLQPIRDLTKNWEVDVAAQLGEYLEELDQICISFDNGRTTMNFIEAALLIQGSACIYSRKVEYLYLLVYQTLDFISNKKRDKQPSSLGRDGEDADATFGAEEEEEFLSLDDIRDGSQAHVDMRKDQQPHAVDIVPMTPMSLVPPEEADKRDNPLLSRKGELLASRKDFRMNTSTPHATGAFLLELAGLSPACPHGGSPGGAAGALARAPGSTGGAPVQALSFSEDGGMAGADEDDSGGDAVPRAPDHDVEMTPAAHERVVAQRGTPRAQGYTLRQRAPAEDPRAHVKETLDPWQSLDPFGDSEDKPFKKGRPFLVPQGLGDVVGSKRRRKGPRKLQDFMKWFSAAYNNVAEGRKAKRKGPTFADLEALYWQRLRERAAAQREPRSRAGPLWVLPPSAEELDVPEEERGADGPDGADDLAEHEELQPEGPGDTRGPCDPASLGYEELVRRNVELFMADSQKYARDTELSQHVRRWEERMGPLLQQQEERAPFDIRGYGAALAGGCGELGRWRSFASLVAGQPPFEVCRYMLASLQLANDCVVELAQDPGLEQALDTMRLRLLTHQQAHDRFQAFQPPSACP is encoded by the exons ATGGAGGAGGTGGAGTCGCGCTTCCTGCACCTCCTGCAGCCCATCCGCGACCTCACCAAGAACTGGGAGGTGGACGTGGCCGCCCAGCTCGGGGAGTAcctggaggag CTGGATCAGATCTGCATTTCCTTTGACAACGGCAGAACCACCATGAACTTCATCGAAGCCGCTCTTCTGATCCAGGGCTCCGCCTGCATCTACAGCAGGAAG GTGGAGTACCTCTACTTGCTGGTCTACCAGACGCTCGACTTCATCTCCAACAAGAA GCGGGACAAGCAGCCCAGCTCGCTGGGGCGGGACGGCGAGGACGCCGACGCGACCTTCGgggccgaggaggaggaggag TTCCTCTCCCTGGATGACATCAGGGATGGCAGCCAGGCGCACGTGGACATGAGGAAGGACCAGCAGCCCCAC GCCGTGGACATCGTTCCCATGACCCCCATGTCACTGGTGCCCCCCGAAGAGGCTGACAAGAGGGACAACCCTCTGCTCAG ccggAAAGGGGAGCTCCTGGCCAGCAGGAAGGACTTCAGGATGAACACCAGCACCCCGCACGCCACCGGCGCCTTCCTGCTGGAGCTGGCGGGGCTCTCCCCGGCCTGCCCACACGGGGGgagccccggcggggcggcgg GAGCGCTGGCCCGTGCCCCCGGCAGCACCGGTGGGGCTCCCGTCCAGGCGCTGAGCTTCTCTGAGGATGGAG GCATGGCAGGAGCAGATGAGGATGACAGCGGAGGGGACGCCGTGCCCAGGGCACCGGACCACGACGTGGAAATGACTCCGGCAGCTCATGAACGTGTGGTGGCACAGAGG GGCACACCCCGGGCACAGGGGTACACGCTGCGGCAGCGAGCCCCagctgaggaccccagagcccACGTCAAG GAGACGCTGGACCCGTGGCAAAGCCTCGACCCCTTCGGTGACTCCGAGGACAAACCCTTTAAGAAAG GGAGGCCCTTCCTGGTGCCACAGGGCCTGGGCGACGTGGTGGgcagcaagaggaggaggaaggggccGAGGAAGCTCCAGGACTTCATGAAGTGGTTCTCGGCGGCCT ACAACAATGTCGCCGAGGGCAGGAAAGCCAAGAGGAAAGGGCCGACGTTTGCGG ATCTGGAGGCGCTGTACTGGCAGCGGCtgcgggagcgggcggcggcgcaGAGGGAGCCGCGGAGCCGGGCG GGGCCGCTCTGGGTGCTGCCGCCGAGCGCGGAGGAGCTGGATGTGCCGGAGGAGGAACGTGGGGCTGACGGCCCCGATGGCGCAG aTGACTTGGCCGAGCACGAGGAGCTCCAGCCCGAGGGGCCGGGGGACACCCGGG GCCCCTGCGACCCGGCCTCGCTGGGCTACGAGGAGCTGGTGCGCAGGAACGTG gAGCTCTTCATGGCCGACTCCCAAAAATACGCGCGCGACACCGAGCTCTCGCAGCACGTCCGCCgctgggaggagaggatggGGCCGCTGCTGCAGCAAcag GAGGAACGAGCCCCCTTCGACATCCGCGGCTACGGGGCGGCGctggcggggggctgcggggagctggGGCGGTGGCGGTCCTTCGCCAGCCTGGTGGCGGGGCAGCCCCCCTTCGAGGTGTGCCGCTACATGCTGGCCTCCCTCCAGCTG GCCAACGACTGCGTGGTGGAGCTGGCGCAGGACCCGGGGCTGGAGCAGGCGCTGGACACCATGAGGTTACGGCTCCTCACCCACCAGCAGGCCCACGACCGCTTCCAGGCCTTCCAGcccccctctgcctgcccctga